A stretch of the Solanum dulcamara chromosome 6, daSolDulc1.2, whole genome shotgun sequence genome encodes the following:
- the LOC129891734 gene encoding G-type lectin S-receptor-like serine/threonine-protein kinase At4g03230 isoform X5, giving the protein MILGQVAGKVYVMQLSNFLLLLILCRCDARSRIDGSSKLVDNGETLVSDGEQFAMGFFSDDAGLHKYVGIWYNKLNPRTVVWVANRDIPIRASRQKKENISVVVEDGNLKVLNSISRKNYFSTGLVDSNSISRAELLDTGNLVLVDKSGTKMWQSFQNPTDTFLQGMKMESLELTSWDGSGSGNRKYKFQLPRDSKNYVIVEIKNGVSKIHWKGSVQGYAKSPAYEPFRFSEMPAYVTSFLSNYSGEAKGKSFKYTGFFEDARLLMNSSGKVQFYSWDKERGWSLLWSAPKDICDEFRKCGKFEICNSNERPVCRCLPGFKSDDPEDYGEGEFSGGCSRISTSSCKEDTFVDLSSMEFSNPEWPDTTIKTSENCRRHCLGNCSCQAYTYYDNEGCWFWGLKLNNLQEDYTGGFNLSIRIPRIKVGTQGPLNTTMTSSRNLRPLVISISLILGVMVLCGIGYIIYLNKRVARSEEAREIVLGMPMEYLPHRDSSDEDLITEDDKKRIDVPFFSLNRILVATENFSNASKLGRGGFGPVYKHRNLVRLLGYCVERNEKILLYEYMPNKSLDTFLFDHAFCRILDWRIRFEIILGIARGLLYLHQDSRLRIIHRDLKTSNILLDEEMNAKISDFGLARIVEGKNTEANTNKVVGTYGYMSPEYALEGLFSIKSDVFAFGVVLLEIISGRRNMEFFEDVNLIGYVWRLWMKDRALDVMDQTIVESCDEKEVIKCVNVALLCVQEDPAERPVMSNVVFMLGGESMTLPRPNQPALISRRNSAGPSTSSSSSKLYSISNNGLTITQQVGR; this is encoded by the exons atgatatTGGGTCAAGTTGCTGGAAAAGTTTATGTTATgcaattaagtaattttctcTTGTTGTTGATTTTATGTCGATGTGATGCAAGGAGCAGGATCGATGGAAGCAGTAAGTTAGTTGACAATGGGGAAACACTCGTATCTGATGGAGAACAGTTCGCAATGGGATTCTTTTCTGATGATGCTGGGTTACACAAATATGTAGGCATATGGTATAACAAGTTAAATCCCAGAACTGTTGTATGGGTTGCTAATCGGGATATTCCGATTCGGGCTTCAAGACAAAAGAAGGAGAATATTTCCGTGGTCGTTGAAGATGGTAACCTCAAAGTGTTGAATTCAATTAGTAGAAAGAAttatttctccacaggactagTAGATAGTAACTCTATCAGTAGAGCAGAGTTGTTGGATACTGGGAACTTGGTTTTAGTTGATAAATCAGGAACTAAAATGTGGCAGAGTTTTCAGAATCCAACGGATACTTTCCTTCAAGGAATGAAAATGGAGAGTCTGGAATTAACTTCTTGGGATGGATCAGGAAGTGGAAATAGGAAGTACAAATTCCAACTTCCAAGAGACAGCAAAAATTATGTCATAGTTGAGATTAAGAATGGGGTGAGTAAAATTCACTGGAAAGGGTCTGTACAAGGGTATGCGAAATCACCTGCTTATGAACCCTTCAGATTCAGTGAGATGCCCGCTTATGTCACCTCCTTTTTATCCAATTATTCAGGGGAAGCGAAAGGAAAATCATTCAAATATACTGGTTTTTTCGAAGATGCTAGACTCCTGATGAACTCCTCCGGGAAAGTACAATTCTACTCTTGGGATAAAGAGCGTGGGTGGTCCTTGTTATGGTCTGCCCCAAAAGATATATGCGACGAGTTCAGAAAATGTGGGAAATTTGAGATTTGTAACAGCAATGAAAGGCCAGTGTGCAGATGTTTACCTGGGTTTAAGAGTGATGATCCAGAAGATTATGGAGAAGGGGAATTTTCAGGTGGTTGTTCGAGAATATCAACTAGCTCGTGCAAAGAAGACACATTTGTGGATCTGAGCTCAATGGAATTCTCGAATCCAGAATGGCCAGATACAACTATTAAAACCAGTGAGAACTGCCGCAGACATTGTCTTGGCAACTGTTCGTGCCAAGCATACACATATTATGATAATGAAGGATGCTGGTTTTGGGGGTTGAAGCTCAATAATCTCCAGGAGGACTACACTGGTGGCTTCAACCTCTCTATCCGCATTCCCCGTATTA AAGTTGGAACACAAGGACCATTGAACACAACGATGACATCCTCAAGGAATCTGAGACCCCTTGTTATTTCCATCTCTCTAATTCTTGGAGTTATGGTTCTGTGCGGCATTGGTTATATAATTTATCTGAACAAAAGAGTGGCAAGAAGTGAAG AAGCCAGAGAAATTGTTTTGGGAATGCCTATGGAGTACTTGCCTCATAGAGATAGTTCTGATGAAGATTTAATCACTGAAGATGATAAGAAACGGATTGATGTCCCGTTTTTCAGCCTGAATAGAATACTAGTTGCTACAGAAAATTTCTCAAATGCAAGTAAGCTAGGGAGAGGTGGATTTGGACCTGTTTATAAG CACAGAAATTTAGTTAGGCTTCTAGGCTATTGTGTTGAGAGAAATGAAAAGATTTTGTTGTATGAATATATGCCCAACAAAAGCTTGGATACATTTCTATTTG ATCATGCATTCTGTCGAATATTGGACTGGAGGATTCGTTTTGAAATTATATTGGGTATTGCTCGAGGGCTACTTTATCTTCACCAAGACTCAAGGCTAAGAATCATTCATAGAGATTTAAAGACAAGCAACATATTGCTAGACGAAGAAATGAATGCCAAAATATCAGATTTTGGCTTGGCAAGGATCGTTGAAGGCAAAAATACAGAAGCCAATACTAACAAAGTCGTTGGAACATA TGGGTATATGTCCCCGGAGTATGCATTGGAGGGACTCTTTTCAATCAAGTCTGATGTATTTGCCTTCGGAGTGGTCTTACTCGAGATCATAAGTGGAAGGAGAAACATGGAATTTTTCGAAGATGTAAATCTCATTGGCTAT GTATGGAGACTCTGGATGAAAGACAGGGCATTAGACGTGATGGATCAAACCATTGTTGAGTCGTGCGATGAAAAAGAAGTGATAAAGTGCGTGAATGTGGCGCTCCTATGCGTTCAAGAAGATCCAGCTGAGCGTCCTGTAATGTCAAATGTAGTTTTCATGCTTGGAGGTGAAAGCATGACACTTCCAAGACCAAATCAACCAGCTTTAATCTCACGAAGAAATAGTGCTGGTCCAAGTACATCTTCTTCGTCTTCTAAGCTGTACAGCATTTCCAACAATGGGTTGACAATAACTCAACAAGTAGGCCGATGA
- the LOC129891734 gene encoding G-type lectin S-receptor-like serine/threonine-protein kinase At4g03230 isoform X2, producing the protein MILGQVAGKVYVMQLSNFLLLLILCRCDARSRIDGSSKLVDNGETLVSDGEQFAMGFFSDDAGLHKYVGIWYNKLNPRTVVWVANRDIPIRASRQKKENISVVVEDGNLKVLNSISRKNYFSTGLVDSNSISRAELLDTGNLVLVDKSGTKMWQSFQNPTDTFLQGMKMESLELTSWDGSGSGNRKYKFQLPRDSKNYVIVEIKNGVSKIHWKGSVQGYAKSPAYEPFRFSEMPAYVTSFLSNYSGEAKGKSFKYTGFFEDARLLMNSSGKVQFYSWDKERGWSLLWSAPKDICDEFRKCGKFEICNSNERPVCRCLPGFKSDDPEDYGEGEFSGGCSRISTSSCKEDTFVDLSSMEFSNPEWPDTTIKTSENCRRHCLGNCSCQAYTYYDNEGCWFWGLKLNNLQEDYTGGFNLSIRIPRIKVGTQGPLNTTMTSSRNLRPLVISISLILGVMVLCGIGYIIYLNKRVARSEAREIVLGMPMEYLPHRDSSDEDLITEDDKKRIDVPFFSLNRILVATENFSNASKLGRGGFGPVYKGKFLGGIDMAVKRLSSNSGQGVEEFKTEVMLIAKLQHRNLVRLLGYCVERNEKILLYEYMPNKSLDTFLFDHAFCRILDWRIRFEIILGIARGLLYLHQDSRLRIIHRDLKTSNILLDEEMNAKISDFGLARIVEGKNTEANTNKVVGTYGYMSPEYALEGLFSIKSDVFAFGVVLLEIISGRRNMEFFEDVNLIGYVWRLWMKDRALDVMDQTIVESCDEKEVIKCVNVALLCVQEDPAERPVMSNVVFMLGGESMTLPRPNQPALISRRNSAGPSTSSSSSKLYSISNNGLTITQQVGR; encoded by the exons atgatatTGGGTCAAGTTGCTGGAAAAGTTTATGTTATgcaattaagtaattttctcTTGTTGTTGATTTTATGTCGATGTGATGCAAGGAGCAGGATCGATGGAAGCAGTAAGTTAGTTGACAATGGGGAAACACTCGTATCTGATGGAGAACAGTTCGCAATGGGATTCTTTTCTGATGATGCTGGGTTACACAAATATGTAGGCATATGGTATAACAAGTTAAATCCCAGAACTGTTGTATGGGTTGCTAATCGGGATATTCCGATTCGGGCTTCAAGACAAAAGAAGGAGAATATTTCCGTGGTCGTTGAAGATGGTAACCTCAAAGTGTTGAATTCAATTAGTAGAAAGAAttatttctccacaggactagTAGATAGTAACTCTATCAGTAGAGCAGAGTTGTTGGATACTGGGAACTTGGTTTTAGTTGATAAATCAGGAACTAAAATGTGGCAGAGTTTTCAGAATCCAACGGATACTTTCCTTCAAGGAATGAAAATGGAGAGTCTGGAATTAACTTCTTGGGATGGATCAGGAAGTGGAAATAGGAAGTACAAATTCCAACTTCCAAGAGACAGCAAAAATTATGTCATAGTTGAGATTAAGAATGGGGTGAGTAAAATTCACTGGAAAGGGTCTGTACAAGGGTATGCGAAATCACCTGCTTATGAACCCTTCAGATTCAGTGAGATGCCCGCTTATGTCACCTCCTTTTTATCCAATTATTCAGGGGAAGCGAAAGGAAAATCATTCAAATATACTGGTTTTTTCGAAGATGCTAGACTCCTGATGAACTCCTCCGGGAAAGTACAATTCTACTCTTGGGATAAAGAGCGTGGGTGGTCCTTGTTATGGTCTGCCCCAAAAGATATATGCGACGAGTTCAGAAAATGTGGGAAATTTGAGATTTGTAACAGCAATGAAAGGCCAGTGTGCAGATGTTTACCTGGGTTTAAGAGTGATGATCCAGAAGATTATGGAGAAGGGGAATTTTCAGGTGGTTGTTCGAGAATATCAACTAGCTCGTGCAAAGAAGACACATTTGTGGATCTGAGCTCAATGGAATTCTCGAATCCAGAATGGCCAGATACAACTATTAAAACCAGTGAGAACTGCCGCAGACATTGTCTTGGCAACTGTTCGTGCCAAGCATACACATATTATGATAATGAAGGATGCTGGTTTTGGGGGTTGAAGCTCAATAATCTCCAGGAGGACTACACTGGTGGCTTCAACCTCTCTATCCGCATTCCCCGTATTA AAGTTGGAACACAAGGACCATTGAACACAACGATGACATCCTCAAGGAATCTGAGACCCCTTGTTATTTCCATCTCTCTAATTCTTGGAGTTATGGTTCTGTGCGGCATTGGTTATATAATTTATCTGAACAAAAGAGTGGCAAGAAGTGAAG CCAGAGAAATTGTTTTGGGAATGCCTATGGAGTACTTGCCTCATAGAGATAGTTCTGATGAAGATTTAATCACTGAAGATGATAAGAAACGGATTGATGTCCCGTTTTTCAGCCTGAATAGAATACTAGTTGCTACAGAAAATTTCTCAAATGCAAGTAAGCTAGGGAGAGGTGGATTTGGACCTGTTTATAAG GGTAAGTTCCTAGGAGGTATAGATATGGCAGTTAAAAGATTGTCAAGTAACTCTGGGCAAGGTGTTGAAGAATTTAAAACTGAAGTAATGTTAATTGCCAAACTGCAGCACAGAAATTTAGTTAGGCTTCTAGGCTATTGTGTTGAGAGAAATGAAAAGATTTTGTTGTATGAATATATGCCCAACAAAAGCTTGGATACATTTCTATTTG ATCATGCATTCTGTCGAATATTGGACTGGAGGATTCGTTTTGAAATTATATTGGGTATTGCTCGAGGGCTACTTTATCTTCACCAAGACTCAAGGCTAAGAATCATTCATAGAGATTTAAAGACAAGCAACATATTGCTAGACGAAGAAATGAATGCCAAAATATCAGATTTTGGCTTGGCAAGGATCGTTGAAGGCAAAAATACAGAAGCCAATACTAACAAAGTCGTTGGAACATA TGGGTATATGTCCCCGGAGTATGCATTGGAGGGACTCTTTTCAATCAAGTCTGATGTATTTGCCTTCGGAGTGGTCTTACTCGAGATCATAAGTGGAAGGAGAAACATGGAATTTTTCGAAGATGTAAATCTCATTGGCTAT GTATGGAGACTCTGGATGAAAGACAGGGCATTAGACGTGATGGATCAAACCATTGTTGAGTCGTGCGATGAAAAAGAAGTGATAAAGTGCGTGAATGTGGCGCTCCTATGCGTTCAAGAAGATCCAGCTGAGCGTCCTGTAATGTCAAATGTAGTTTTCATGCTTGGAGGTGAAAGCATGACACTTCCAAGACCAAATCAACCAGCTTTAATCTCACGAAGAAATAGTGCTGGTCCAAGTACATCTTCTTCGTCTTCTAAGCTGTACAGCATTTCCAACAATGGGTTGACAATAACTCAACAAGTAGGCCGATGA